The following coding sequences are from one Pseudonocardia sp. EC080619-01 window:
- the efeO gene encoding iron uptake system protein EfeO: MSPQMRTATGLASLAAVAVLAGCTSTAPTAAGEGGPIEVNNTDTACEVATAEAPAGNITFRVTNAGSKVTEFYLYGTGDRIMGEVENIGPGLSRDLIVEVPDGGSYTTACKPGMSGDGIRAPFTVTGSVARSTDSDARLAEATAGYSRYVASQVGALVPKTQEFADAVKAGDVEKAKALYPVARTYWERIEPVAESFGDIDPRIDGREDDERDPGVGFTGYHRLEKDLWVTGLQPDSPAVADQLTADVGDLATRTTTVVLTPVQLANGAKELLDEVATGKITGEEDRYSHTDLWDFQANVEGSQAAVAALRPVIDAKDPALGPVLDERFQAVDTLLQGYRSGDGYVLYTALTPEDIKKMSAAVDALSEPVSKVAGTVTT, translated from the coding sequence ATGTCCCCGCAGATGCGCACGGCCACCGGCCTCGCGTCCCTCGCCGCCGTCGCCGTCCTGGCCGGTTGCACCTCCACCGCGCCCACGGCGGCGGGTGAGGGCGGCCCGATCGAGGTGAACAACACCGACACCGCCTGCGAGGTGGCGACCGCCGAGGCCCCCGCCGGGAACATCACCTTCCGGGTCACCAACGCCGGCTCCAAGGTCACCGAGTTCTACCTCTACGGCACCGGTGACCGGATCATGGGCGAGGTCGAGAACATCGGCCCGGGGCTGTCCCGCGACCTGATCGTCGAGGTCCCGGACGGCGGGTCGTACACGACCGCCTGCAAGCCGGGCATGTCCGGCGACGGCATCCGGGCACCCTTCACCGTCACCGGGTCGGTCGCCCGCTCCACCGACTCCGACGCCCGGCTCGCCGAGGCCACCGCCGGCTACTCGCGGTACGTCGCCTCCCAGGTCGGGGCGCTCGTCCCGAAGACGCAGGAGTTCGCCGACGCCGTCAAGGCGGGCGACGTGGAGAAGGCGAAAGCGCTGTACCCGGTCGCGCGGACCTACTGGGAGCGGATCGAGCCGGTCGCCGAGTCGTTCGGCGACATCGACCCGAGGATCGACGGCCGCGAGGACGACGAGCGTGACCCCGGCGTGGGTTTCACCGGGTACCACCGGCTGGAGAAGGACCTCTGGGTGACCGGACTGCAGCCGGACTCGCCCGCCGTCGCCGACCAGCTCACGGCCGACGTCGGCGACCTCGCGACCCGCACGACGACCGTCGTGCTCACGCCCGTGCAGCTGGCGAACGGCGCCAAGGAGCTCCTCGACGAGGTCGCCACCGGCAAGATCACCGGCGAGGAGGACCGCTACTCGCACACCGACCTGTGGGACTTCCAGGCGAACGTGGAGGGCTCGCAGGCCGCGGTCGCGGCGCTGCGCCCGGTGATCGACGCCAAGGACCCCGCACTGGGCCCGGTGCTCGACGAGCGCTTCCAGGCCGTCGACACCCTGCTGCAGGGCTACCGCTCCGGTGACGGCTACGTGCTCTACACCGCGCTGACCCCCGAGGACATCAAGAAGATGAGCGCGGCGGTCGACGCCCTCTCCGAGCCGGTCAGCAAGGTCGCCGGAACCGTCACCACATGA
- a CDS encoding lytic murein transglycosylase, which translates to MAVRVVLSMLGVLFAGVLVLVVLATLVAGPGSRTSPSDPVDRDAPPPAVAPLGAGTDVVAWSRDAAGDTRIPQRTLQAYATAELRQRERAPECRLSWSTLAGIGRVESRHARIGGATTGPDGRADPPIVGIALDGTDGTRRIADTDGGRLDGDPVLDRAVGPMQFLPETWGRYGADGDGDGVADPQQVDDAALAAAGLLCAGGRDAGDGDDWWDGVLAYNASGSYARDVWSAAADYGRRTARS; encoded by the coding sequence GTGGCTGTCCGCGTCGTCCTCTCGATGCTCGGTGTCCTGTTCGCCGGGGTGCTGGTGCTGGTGGTGCTCGCCACCCTCGTCGCCGGCCCCGGTTCCAGGACGTCCCCCTCGGACCCGGTCGACCGGGACGCCCCGCCACCCGCCGTCGCCCCACTCGGGGCGGGCACCGACGTCGTCGCGTGGTCCCGGGACGCCGCCGGGGACACCCGGATCCCGCAGCGCACCCTGCAGGCCTACGCCACCGCCGAGCTCCGCCAGCGCGAGCGGGCCCCGGAGTGCCGGCTGAGCTGGTCGACACTGGCCGGGATCGGCCGCGTCGAGTCCCGGCACGCGCGGATCGGAGGTGCCACGACCGGACCGGACGGCCGGGCCGACCCGCCGATCGTCGGGATCGCGCTGGACGGGACGGACGGCACCCGCCGGATCGCCGACACCGACGGCGGGCGGCTCGACGGCGACCCGGTCCTGGACCGCGCGGTCGGCCCGATGCAGTTCCTGCCCGAGACCTGGGGGCGGTACGGCGCCGACGGTGACGGCGACGGTGTCGCCGACCCGCAGCAGGTGGACGACGCGGCGCTCGCCGCGGCCGGGCTGCTCTGCGCGGGCGGCCGCGACGCCGGCGACGGCGACGACTGGTGGGACGGCGTGCTCGCCTACAACGCGTCCGGCAGCTACGCCCGCGACGTCTGGTCCGCCGCCGCCGACTACGGCCGCCGCACCGCCCGGTCCTGA
- a CDS encoding tetratricopeptide repeat protein: protein MSSPRANSPDPVAAFRRADQLLSRHRPLEALDALRTALRPGDPADSTDASVHLLAGRAYLDSAQLRKAEAAFHRVIEIEPADHYARFALGKTLQRQGRLTEAETQLKIASAMDPRPEYQEALGEIRARIALSGDRPSDPRS from the coding sequence ATGAGCAGTCCCCGCGCGAACTCCCCGGACCCGGTCGCCGCGTTCCGGCGCGCCGACCAGCTGCTCTCCCGGCACCGGCCGCTCGAGGCCCTGGACGCGCTGCGGACCGCCCTCCGCCCCGGTGATCCGGCCGACTCCACCGACGCCTCGGTGCACCTGCTGGCCGGGCGGGCCTATCTGGACTCGGCTCAGCTGCGGAAGGCCGAGGCGGCGTTCCACCGGGTGATCGAGATCGAACCGGCGGACCACTACGCGCGGTTCGCGCTCGGGAAGACCCTGCAGCGGCAGGGGCGGCTGACCGAGGCCGAGACACAGCTCAAGATCGCGTCCGCGATGGACCCCCGCCCGGAGTACCAGGAGGCGCTCGGGGAGATCCGCGCACGGATCGCGCTGAGCGGCGACCGGCCGTCGGACCCGAGGTCCTGA
- a CDS encoding septum formation initiator family protein, protein MGERRSRSRDTRARATGAGRSRAAATPRRSPSRSSGARNGDRSRSASGRSRPAGPPSARPRLTRARSKAGEVVARTTGLLGLSSTKRAAILAIVVCALALTVAVPLHNFVAQRQELAAVSEQQQALEADVARLSADRARLSDPAEVQAQARTRLGMVQPGETPYVVQFPVPQEPAPEDGQAEPGVPWFHTLWDDVSGEQRR, encoded by the coding sequence ATGGGCGAACGGCGCAGCCGCAGTCGTGACACGCGGGCGCGTGCCACCGGGGCCGGCCGGAGCCGGGCCGCGGCCACGCCGCGGAGGTCGCCCTCCCGCTCGTCGGGGGCCCGGAACGGGGACCGGTCCCGCAGCGCGTCCGGACGCTCACGTCCGGCCGGGCCGCCCTCGGCGCGGCCGCGGCTGACCCGGGCCCGCTCCAAGGCCGGCGAGGTCGTCGCCCGCACCACCGGCCTCCTCGGCCTGTCGTCCACCAAGCGGGCCGCGATCCTCGCGATCGTCGTCTGCGCGCTGGCGCTCACCGTGGCCGTCCCGCTGCACAACTTCGTGGCCCAGCGCCAGGAGCTGGCCGCCGTGTCCGAGCAGCAGCAGGCGCTCGAGGCCGACGTCGCCCGGCTGTCGGCGGACCGTGCGCGGCTGTCCGACCCCGCCGAGGTGCAGGCGCAGGCGCGCACCCGGCTCGGGATGGTCCAGCCCGGCGAGACCCCCTACGTCGTGCAGTTCCCGGTCCCGCAGGAACCGGCGCCCGAGGACGGGCAGGCCGAGCCCGGCGTGCCCTGGTTCCACACCCTGTGGGACGACGTCTCGGGCGAGCAACGACGATGA
- a CDS encoding Ppx/GppA phosphatase family protein has protein sequence MSRVAAIDCGTNSIRLLVADVTEAFDGRKELRDLHREMRIVRLGKGVDATGRLDPEALERTRAALVDYAVAARRKGAERVRMVATSATRDASNREDFFAMVRDTLGVEAEIITGDEEARLSFVGAVGDLEPDDGPFVVTDVGGGSTEVVVGELRDGVAEVTAAKSVDMGSVRLTERCLPSDPPSESEIAAARAVAAEVLSSAFEAVPVEGVRTWVGVAGTITSLSAIAQELPAYDRDQVHNSTLTREELHRVADLLIHSSRSEREKHGSLHPGRVDVIGAGSLVVQALADELHTRAGVGSVVVSEHDILDGIARSIA, from the coding sequence ATGTCGCGGGTGGCCGCCATCGACTGCGGGACCAACTCGATCCGCCTGCTCGTCGCCGACGTCACCGAGGCGTTCGACGGCCGCAAGGAGCTGCGTGACCTGCACCGCGAGATGCGGATCGTGCGGCTCGGCAAGGGCGTCGACGCGACCGGCAGGCTCGACCCGGAAGCCCTCGAACGGACCCGCGCCGCGCTCGTCGACTACGCCGTCGCCGCCCGCCGCAAGGGCGCCGAGCGGGTGCGGATGGTCGCGACCTCCGCGACCCGCGACGCGTCCAACCGCGAGGACTTCTTCGCGATGGTGCGCGACACCCTCGGCGTCGAGGCCGAGATCATCACGGGCGACGAGGAGGCCCGGCTGTCGTTCGTCGGCGCGGTCGGCGATCTCGAACCGGACGACGGCCCGTTCGTCGTGACCGACGTCGGCGGCGGCTCGACCGAGGTCGTCGTGGGGGAGCTGCGCGACGGTGTCGCCGAGGTGACCGCGGCGAAGTCGGTGGACATGGGATCGGTACGGCTGACCGAGCGGTGCCTGCCGTCGGACCCGCCGTCGGAGTCCGAGATCGCCGCCGCCCGCGCGGTCGCCGCCGAGGTGCTGTCGTCGGCGTTCGAGGCGGTGCCGGTCGAGGGCGTCCGTACCTGGGTCGGCGTCGCCGGGACCATCACCTCGCTCTCGGCGATCGCCCAGGAGCTCCCCGCCTACGACCGCGACCAGGTGCACAACTCCACGCTGACCCGCGAGGAGCTGCACCGCGTCGCGGACCTGCTCATCCACTCGTCGCGCTCGGAGCGAGAGAAGCACGGGTCGCTGCACCCGGGACGGGTCGACGTCATCGGGGCGGGCTCGCTGGTCGTGCAGGCCCTCGCCGACGAGCTGCACACCCGCGCGGGCGTCGGATCCGTGGTCGTGTCCGAGCACGACATCCTGGACGGCATCGCGCGCTCGATCGCATGA
- a CDS encoding acyl-CoA dehydrogenase family protein, with protein MTTTHTRPGTPAPLSDLGTHEVTNQVPPRADGDLLGADPAVVEASDREGGDRAALESLAERIGTAAHREHARAANAHEPELHTHDRTGHRIDEVGFHPSWHELMRVSVEHGLAAAPWAAAPGTGAHVTRAAGFYLHSQVEQGHLCPISMTYAAVPALQHAPELAAAYLPGLTARSYEPGLADPATKSGLLAGMSMTEKQGGSDVRSGSTVAVPQPDSSYRLTGHKWFTSAPMNDLFLTLAQAPGGLTCLVLPRVLPDGTRNAIRLQRLKDKLGNRSNASSEIEYSGAAGWRVGEEGRGVRTIIEMVSMTRLDCVLGAAGTQRAAVTEAAHHVAHRSAFGARLADQPLMREVVAELAAESEAATVLALRLAGAVDRGETALLRLALPAAKYLVCKRTSAVVAEALECLGGNGYVEESDLPRLYREAPLNSIWEGSGNVTALDVLRAIAREPAAVDALLAEIDLGAGSDPRLDAVIAALRAELAAPQERRARRLAELAALALQGSLVVRHAPAAVADVLLATRLDGDGPLRTAGTRPGSDAVGTLLERATPGR; from the coding sequence GTGACGACGACGCACACCCGGCCGGGGACCCCTGCACCGCTGTCCGACCTGGGCACCCACGAGGTGACGAACCAGGTCCCGCCCCGCGCGGACGGCGACCTGCTGGGCGCGGACCCGGCCGTCGTCGAGGCGTCGGACCGGGAGGGCGGTGACCGGGCCGCGCTGGAGTCGCTCGCCGAGCGGATCGGCACCGCCGCGCACCGCGAGCACGCCCGCGCGGCGAACGCGCACGAGCCCGAGCTGCACACCCACGACCGCACCGGGCACCGGATCGACGAGGTCGGGTTCCATCCGTCCTGGCACGAGCTGATGCGGGTCAGCGTCGAGCACGGCCTCGCGGCCGCGCCGTGGGCCGCCGCACCCGGCACCGGCGCGCACGTCACCCGGGCGGCCGGGTTCTACCTCCACTCCCAGGTCGAGCAGGGCCACCTCTGCCCGATCTCGATGACCTACGCCGCGGTGCCCGCGCTGCAGCACGCCCCCGAGCTCGCCGCGGCGTACCTGCCGGGGCTGACCGCGCGCAGCTACGAGCCGGGCCTGGCCGATCCCGCGACCAAGTCCGGGCTGTTGGCCGGTATGTCGATGACCGAGAAGCAGGGCGGGTCCGACGTCCGGTCCGGGAGCACCGTCGCCGTCCCGCAGCCGGACAGCAGCTACCGCCTCACCGGCCACAAGTGGTTCACCAGCGCCCCGATGAACGACCTGTTCCTCACCCTCGCGCAGGCCCCGGGCGGGCTCACCTGCCTGGTACTGCCCCGCGTCCTGCCGGACGGCACGCGCAACGCCATCCGGCTCCAGCGCCTCAAGGACAAGCTCGGGAACCGGTCCAACGCGTCGTCGGAGATCGAGTACTCCGGTGCCGCCGGGTGGCGGGTCGGCGAGGAGGGCCGCGGCGTCCGGACGATCATCGAGATGGTCTCGATGACCCGGCTGGACTGCGTCCTCGGTGCCGCGGGGACCCAGCGGGCGGCGGTGACCGAGGCCGCGCACCACGTGGCGCACCGGTCGGCGTTCGGTGCCCGGCTGGCCGACCAGCCGCTGATGCGGGAGGTGGTCGCCGAGCTCGCGGCCGAGTCCGAGGCCGCGACGGTGCTGGCGCTCCGGCTGGCCGGGGCCGTCGACCGGGGCGAGACGGCGCTGCTGCGTCTCGCGCTGCCCGCGGCGAAGTACCTGGTGTGCAAGCGGACCTCGGCCGTGGTCGCGGAGGCGCTGGAGTGCCTGGGCGGCAACGGCTACGTCGAGGAGTCCGACCTGCCGCGGCTGTACCGCGAGGCGCCGCTCAACTCGATCTGGGAGGGATCGGGCAACGTGACCGCCCTCGACGTGCTGCGCGCGATCGCCCGCGAGCCCGCCGCCGTCGACGCGCTGCTGGCCGAGATCGACCTCGGCGCGGGGAGCGACCCGCGGCTGGACGCCGTGATCGCCGCCCTGCGGGCCGAGCTGGCTGCTCCGCAGGAGCGCCGGGCCCGCCGGCTCGCGGAGCTGGCGGCGCTGGCGCTGCAGGGCTCGCTCGTGGTGCGGCACGCGCCGGCCGCGGTGGCCGACGTCCTCCTCGCCACCCGGCTGGACGGCGACGGCCCGCTGCGCACCGCGGGCACCCGTCCCGGGTCGGACGCGGTCGGCACCCTCCTCGAGCGGGCGACGCCCGGGCGCTAG
- a CDS encoding DUF501 domain-containing protein, translating into MNVSQDPRPPGLEAGPVAQADLDAVARQLGRAPRGILAVAYRCPSGHPAVVQTAPRLPDGTPFPTLYYLTCPRLSSRIGTLEAEGRMKEMQDRLAVDPDLADAYRRAHEQYLAERDAIEPLSTHPDVTAGGMPDRVKCLHVHVAHALAAGSGVNPFGDEAIAELGAWWLPAGECS; encoded by the coding sequence GTGAACGTCTCGCAGGACCCCCGTCCCCCCGGCCTGGAAGCCGGCCCCGTGGCACAGGCCGACCTCGACGCCGTCGCCCGGCAGCTCGGACGTGCCCCGCGCGGGATCCTCGCCGTCGCCTACCGCTGCCCGTCCGGGCACCCGGCGGTCGTGCAGACGGCGCCGCGGCTGCCGGACGGCACCCCGTTCCCGACGCTCTACTACCTGACCTGCCCGCGGCTCTCGTCCCGCATCGGGACGCTGGAGGCCGAGGGCCGCATGAAGGAGATGCAGGACCGGCTCGCCGTCGACCCGGACCTCGCGGACGCGTACCGGCGGGCCCACGAGCAGTACCTGGCCGAGCGCGACGCGATCGAGCCGCTGTCCACCCATCCGGACGTCACCGCCGGCGGGATGCCGGACCGGGTGAAGTGCCTCCACGTGCACGTCGCGCACGCGCTCGCCGCCGGGTCCGGGGTGAACCCCTTCGGGGACGAGGCGATCGCCGAACTCGGGGCGTGGTGGCTGCCCGCCGGGGAGTGCTCCTAG
- the eno gene encoding phosphopyruvate hydratase, with the protein MAVIEQVGAREILDSRGNPTVEVEVALDDGTLARAAVPSGASTGEHEAVELRDGDKNRYGGKGVEKAVAAVLDEIGPELVGVEAVDQRLVDQRLVDLDGTPDKSKFGANALLGVSLAVAKAGAESSGLELFRYVGGSNAHVLPVPMMNILNGGAHADTSVDVQEFMIAPIGAETFREALRWGAECYHALKSELKDKGLSTGLGDEGGFAPDVKGGTRGALDLIAAAVQRAGYTLGTDVVLALDVAATEFHSDGRYAFEGKKLTADKLAEVWRELVDAYPLVSIEDPLDENDWDGWVALTEAVGDKVQLVGDDLFVTNPERLEDGIARGAANALLVKVNQIGTLSETLDAVTMAHNAGYRCMMSHRSGETEDVTIADLAVATGCGQIKTGAPARSERVAKYNQLLRIEELLGDAARYNGELAFPRYVVPGQA; encoded by the coding sequence GTGGCGGTCATCGAGCAGGTCGGGGCACGCGAGATCCTCGATTCGCGGGGCAACCCGACGGTGGAGGTCGAGGTCGCACTGGACGACGGCACGCTGGCGCGTGCCGCGGTCCCGTCGGGCGCCTCGACCGGAGAGCACGAGGCCGTCGAGCTGCGCGACGGCGACAAGAACCGGTACGGCGGGAAGGGTGTCGAGAAGGCCGTCGCGGCCGTCCTCGACGAGATCGGCCCGGAGCTCGTCGGTGTCGAGGCGGTCGACCAGCGGCTGGTCGACCAGCGTCTCGTCGACCTCGACGGCACCCCGGACAAGTCGAAGTTCGGCGCGAACGCGCTCCTGGGCGTCTCGCTGGCGGTGGCGAAGGCCGGCGCCGAGTCGTCCGGGCTGGAGCTGTTCCGGTACGTCGGCGGCTCCAACGCGCACGTCCTGCCGGTCCCGATGATGAACATCCTCAACGGTGGTGCGCACGCCGACACCTCCGTCGACGTGCAGGAGTTCATGATCGCGCCGATCGGCGCGGAGACCTTCCGCGAGGCGCTGCGCTGGGGTGCCGAGTGCTACCACGCGCTGAAGTCGGAGCTGAAGGACAAGGGACTGTCGACCGGCCTCGGCGACGAGGGCGGGTTCGCCCCCGACGTCAAGGGCGGCACCCGCGGGGCGCTGGACCTGATCGCGGCCGCAGTGCAGCGGGCGGGCTACACCCTGGGTACCGACGTCGTGCTGGCCCTCGACGTCGCCGCGACCGAGTTCCACTCCGACGGCAGGTACGCCTTCGAGGGCAAGAAGCTGACCGCGGACAAGCTCGCCGAGGTCTGGCGCGAGCTCGTCGACGCCTACCCGCTGGTGTCCATCGAGGACCCGCTGGACGAGAACGACTGGGACGGCTGGGTCGCGCTGACCGAGGCGGTCGGCGACAAGGTGCAGCTGGTCGGCGACGACCTGTTCGTCACCAACCCGGAGCGGCTGGAGGACGGCATCGCCCGCGGCGCCGCGAACGCGCTGCTGGTGAAGGTCAACCAGATCGGCACCCTGTCGGAGACCCTCGATGCGGTGACGATGGCGCACAACGCGGGGTACCGCTGCATGATGAGCCACCGTTCCGGGGAGACCGAGGACGTCACCATCGCGGACCTGGCCGTCGCGACCGGTTGCGGTCAGATCAAGACCGGCGCCCCGGCCCGGTCCGAGCGGGTGGCGAAGTACAACCAGCTGCTGCGCATCGAGGAGCTCCTCGGCGACGCCGCCCGCTACAACGGCGAGCTGGCGTTCCCGCGCTACGTGGTGCCCGGCCAGGCCTGA
- the efeU gene encoding iron uptake transporter permease EfeU, producing MLGNALIGLREGLEASLVVAILVAFLVRTGRRAELPRVWLGVGAAVVVSVGVTLGLTLTQQALTFEAQEALGGSLSILAVGFVTWMIFWMRSHGRTLSAELEGKLDRAVAMGPWAVVVVAALAVGREGLETAVFFFAAAQAAGETAGPLAGFLIGIAVAVTIAYLIYRGALRIDLGRFFTVTGFLLIFVAAGILAYGVHDLQEAGILPGLTTLAFDVSAAVPPDSWYGTVLKGIFNFSPQTTVLEAVVWSVYVVVVLVLFLRPARRPARRTPSTTS from the coding sequence ATGCTCGGAAACGCCCTGATCGGGTTGCGCGAAGGCCTGGAGGCCTCGCTCGTCGTCGCGATCCTGGTCGCCTTCCTCGTCCGCACGGGGCGCCGCGCGGAGCTGCCGCGGGTCTGGCTGGGTGTCGGGGCCGCCGTCGTCGTCAGCGTCGGGGTCACCCTCGGGCTCACCCTGACCCAGCAGGCGCTCACGTTCGAGGCGCAGGAGGCGCTCGGCGGCTCGCTGTCGATCCTCGCGGTCGGCTTCGTCACCTGGATGATCTTCTGGATGCGGTCGCACGGGCGCACGCTGTCGGCCGAGCTGGAGGGGAAGCTGGACCGGGCGGTCGCGATGGGGCCGTGGGCCGTCGTCGTCGTGGCCGCACTGGCCGTCGGCCGGGAGGGGCTGGAGACCGCGGTCTTCTTCTTCGCCGCCGCGCAGGCCGCCGGCGAGACCGCGGGCCCCCTGGCCGGGTTCCTGATCGGGATCGCGGTCGCCGTGACCATCGCCTACCTGATCTACCGGGGCGCGCTGCGGATCGACCTCGGGCGGTTCTTCACCGTCACCGGGTTCCTGCTGATCTTCGTCGCCGCCGGGATCCTCGCCTACGGCGTCCACGACCTGCAGGAGGCCGGGATCCTGCCCGGCCTCACCACCCTCGCCTTCGACGTCAGCGCGGCCGTCCCGCCGGACTCCTGGTACGGCACCGTGCTGAAGGGGATCTTCAACTTCTCCCCGCAGACGACCGTGCTGGAGGCCGTCGTCTGGTCCGTCTACGTCGTGGTGGTCCTGGTGCTGTTCCTGCGCCCGGCCCGCCGTCCCGCGCGCCGTACGCCCTCCACCACCTCGTGA
- a CDS encoding MazG family protein, protein MTAVVVTCPRRGAALPAAALPALRAADRVLAVPGLDAGAAAGAQDWDGTDPGGLPDGTVLLVPAGHPAATATGAVPPPAGHGVLDAVAVMDRLRSPGGCPWDAEQTHESLLRYLVEECYELYQSIEDGDRTELREELGDVLLQVLFHARVAAEHADAPFGIDEVATGLVDKLVGRHPHVFPAGDDAGEEVRTAADQDRRWDELKRAEKQRESSLDGVAAAQPAVALAAKLASRTAKAGLPADLLPGGEETGEHLFRVAAAAQLGGGDPEAALRTAARAFDARVRAAEKAAAAAGKDPHALTAEDWRAFWDTP, encoded by the coding sequence GTGACCGCGGTCGTCGTCACCTGCCCCCGGCGGGGCGCCGCGCTCCCGGCGGCCGCGCTGCCCGCCCTCCGGGCCGCGGACCGCGTGCTCGCGGTCCCGGGCCTCGACGCCGGCGCCGCCGCCGGCGCGCAGGACTGGGACGGCACCGATCCCGGCGGCCTGCCCGACGGCACCGTCCTGCTCGTCCCCGCGGGCCACCCCGCCGCGACGGCCACCGGAGCGGTGCCGCCGCCCGCCGGGCACGGCGTGCTCGACGCGGTCGCGGTGATGGACCGGCTCCGCTCGCCCGGCGGCTGCCCGTGGGACGCCGAGCAGACCCACGAGTCGCTGCTGCGCTACCTCGTGGAGGAGTGCTACGAGCTCTACCAGTCGATCGAGGACGGCGACCGCACCGAGCTGCGCGAGGAGCTCGGTGACGTGCTGCTGCAGGTGCTGTTCCACGCCCGCGTCGCTGCCGAGCACGCGGACGCGCCGTTCGGGATCGACGAGGTCGCCACGGGCCTGGTCGACAAGCTCGTCGGCCGGCACCCGCACGTGTTCCCGGCCGGTGACGACGCCGGGGAGGAGGTCCGCACCGCCGCGGACCAGGACCGCCGGTGGGACGAGCTGAAGCGCGCCGAGAAGCAGCGCGAGTCCAGCCTGGACGGTGTCGCGGCCGCTCAGCCCGCCGTCGCGCTCGCCGCGAAGCTGGCGTCCCGCACGGCGAAGGCCGGCCTGCCCGCCGACCTGCTGCCGGGCGGCGAGGAGACCGGCGAGCACCTGTTCCGGGTGGCCGCCGCCGCGCAGCTCGGCGGCGGCGATCCCGAGGCTGCGCTGCGCACCGCCGCCCGGGCGTTCGACGCCCGGGTCCGCGCCGCCGAGAAGGCCGCCGCGGCCGCCGGGAAGGACCCGCACGCGTTGACCGCCGAGGACTGGCGGGCCTTCTGGGACACCCCGTAG
- the efeB gene encoding iron uptake transporter deferrochelatase/peroxidase subunit, with translation MSARLSRRQAFGLAGAGVALAGAGAAAYGLTGAGAPGARTVGFRGGRQAGIVTPAQDRLHFVALDLTSTDRDTVRDLLRRWTTAAERMTAGLETTDGGAVPANRYVAPADTGEALGLAAASLTLTFGVGPSLFTKLGIPDRRPAPLAELPRFQGDQLDPARSGGDLCIQACADDPQVAVHAIRNLVRDGFGVTEVRWSQLGFGRTSSTSTGQATPRNLFGFKDGTNNLKAEEPDLLDEHVWIGDEGPAWLRGGSYLVARRIRMHIETWDRTNLDEQQQIIGRDKGEGAPLTGTAEFDLADLAATGPEGPVIPDDSHIRLASAQENGGVRMLRRGYNFVDGSDGRGHLDAGLFFVAFVRDPQRQFVPVQRRLARSDTLSEYLEHTGSAVFAVPPGLQDGDDYWGRSLLA, from the coding sequence ATGAGTGCCCGGCTCTCCCGGCGGCAGGCGTTCGGGCTGGCCGGTGCCGGCGTGGCACTGGCCGGCGCGGGTGCCGCAGCGTACGGCCTGACCGGCGCGGGTGCCCCCGGCGCGCGGACGGTCGGGTTCCGCGGCGGCCGGCAGGCCGGGATCGTCACCCCGGCCCAGGACCGGCTGCACTTCGTGGCGCTCGACCTGACCAGCACGGACCGGGACACCGTCCGGGACCTCCTGCGGCGGTGGACGACGGCCGCGGAACGGATGACGGCCGGGCTGGAGACCACCGACGGCGGCGCCGTCCCGGCCAACCGCTACGTCGCCCCCGCCGACACGGGGGAGGCGCTCGGGCTGGCGGCGGCCTCGCTGACGCTGACCTTCGGCGTCGGGCCGTCGCTGTTCACCAAGCTCGGGATCCCGGACCGGCGCCCGGCCCCGCTCGCCGAGCTGCCCCGGTTCCAGGGCGACCAGCTCGACCCGGCCCGGTCGGGTGGGGACCTGTGCATCCAGGCCTGCGCCGACGACCCGCAGGTCGCCGTGCACGCGATCCGGAACCTCGTACGCGACGGCTTCGGCGTCACCGAGGTCCGCTGGTCACAGCTGGGGTTCGGGCGGACGTCCTCGACGTCGACGGGGCAGGCCACCCCGCGCAACCTGTTCGGGTTCAAGGACGGCACCAACAACCTCAAGGCCGAGGAGCCCGACCTGCTCGACGAGCACGTCTGGATCGGCGACGAGGGCCCGGCCTGGCTCCGCGGCGGTTCCTACCTCGTGGCGCGCCGGATCCGGATGCACATCGAGACCTGGGACCGGACCAACCTCGACGAGCAGCAGCAGATCATCGGCCGGGACAAGGGAGAGGGTGCCCCGCTGACCGGGACGGCCGAGTTCGACCTCGCCGACCTGGCCGCGACGGGCCCGGAGGGCCCGGTCATCCCCGACGACAGCCACATCCGGCTGGCCTCCGCGCAGGAGAACGGCGGGGTGCGGATGCTGCGCCGCGGCTACAACTTCGTCGACGGCTCGGACGGCCGCGGCCACCTCGACGCGGGCCTGTTCTTCGTCGCGTTCGTGCGCGACCCGCAGCGCCAGTTCGTCCCCGTGCAGCGCAGGCTCGCCCGCTCCGACACGCTCAGCGAGTACCTGGAGCACACCGGGTCGGCCGTGTTCGCCGTCCCGCCCGGCCTGCAGGACGGCGACGACTACTGGGGCCGTTCACTGCTGGCGTGA